Below is a genomic region from Hypomesus transpacificus isolate Combined female chromosome 1, fHypTra1, whole genome shotgun sequence.
TGGAGAATGTGGATTTATGTAGCCAGAGGGTGGGACAAATTGAGATGAGATAGTGCAACCTACAACCTCGATTTGTAATCAGCCTGGTTAAGATTACCCCACCGAGCTAAAGATGGATGCTTTGTCTCACCTTATCTGTGTTTGTCTCAGCTTATCTGTATCTCTGTGGGTGTCTAAATGTGTCTGTGTCGATCTGGGGGTGCGTGTTTATGTACTCACAGGTGGACAGCTTGGACGTAAAGGCCCAGACCCCTCTCTTCACAGCTGTCAGTGGTAAACACCTGGACTGTGTGGTAGCGCTGCTGAAAGCAGGCGCCGACCCTAACGGCAGCCAGTACAACAACTGCTCCCCGGTGCTGACCGCCGCCCGCGAGGGGGACGTGGACATCCTCCGGGAGCTCCTCCTATTCGGAGCCGAGGTGGACGTCCGGCCCAAAATCCCCGAGTGGGCTACCAACGCTACGGCGTGCCGAGGACCCCTGTACATCTCGGCCGTGTACGGCCACCTGGACTGCTTCAAGCTGCTGCTCCTCCATGGAGCCAACCCCAACTACAACTGCACCGAGGAGAAGATGCTGGCCAGGGTCAAGCAGCCCAAGACGGTGCTGGAGATGTGCCTGCGCTACGGCTGCGGTCTGGAGTACACACAGCTGCTGATTGACTTTGGGGCGGACATGTACCTGCCCACACTGATCGTAGACAAGACCACCATGCAGAACGAAgcgctggtgctgctgctgaaggagagaggtgaggcttGCTTTGACGTTAGAGGCATACCGAGAGGACTGCCCATCTCTCATTGGTTCTCCTCCTGCCTAGAGAGGTCTCCTTGATGGTGGAtgtgggaggggcggggggggggggattatcaCAGGAACTGCCTTAACACAAATGCaaaaacctgcacacacacacacaaacacacacacagactgctatTTAATATTACACAGTTGCAAGTGATTTGATTTTGTTGACCCATGATCATTGTTATGGGTACGACTGTGAATAGTAAGTACAGCATATAATCCAAGataataaatgttttttggAGGCTAGAGCCAAGGAACATATTGGGACATTAATATCGGTCCATACTATTACATGTAAGTAGATGTCAGCACATTGTTTAAACGTTTTAGCAATTTGTTTAAATAAATCATACAAATAaatctctccttttcctttccAGTCTGTCCTAAAACCCTGATGTCCCAGACGAGATTGGCCATCCGAAGATTCCTTCCCATGGTCAACAAAGCAGCTGCTATCGAAAGCATGGACATTCCTCATATCTTGAGGAACTACCTCAACCATGTCACCTGACTTCTAGTCTCTGTCTAGTAATGATATTCAGAGATATGTACCGCAATTGTCACAAAAAGCTCAAATAGCCTCCTACTCTCCTACTCTCCAACCCTTTTTCGTTGTAAAAATTGCACATAAGGCTGTATTGGTTCCAACATTTTGACTGGGTCATTTCCTTTATAATGATGCAAAGATGAAAGAAATGTAGCCTTACTGAGGAGGATTGTGACATGCTAAATCAGGAGGAGAATCCGAAGGAACAGAGGATAGAAGACTTGAACTAATGTGTGCCTCTTCTTGTAGTAAAACATCTTATTTTGTACAGAATTCAGATGTTCCAACTGACATGTTTAAATATGTCTTTATTGAATATTATGgttgagtgtgtttgtcattAGATGTAGGTGTTTTTTATAAGGCAtaaatatattaaatataaaacaGTTTATAGATACACCCTCTTTCTATTCAGCACTGTCTTCTATTACAGAAGGACTGAGTTGGAGTTAAAATACCACTTAATAATACTTATACAAAGATATATTGTCTCCATCTGCATTACCATGAGCCACCACGAGGTGGAGGCCTAGCACTGTACATTCTTTGGGCTTAATGTTTACACCCGTGTGATCATGCCAACATTCCCCAAAGTAGGTACTTTATCACTAATCACTGTAATGGCTCGGCTATTACAATCAGGATGTGCGTTTACCTCAACTGGGGTGTGATTTTACCTCAACAGTCTCAAGCAGGTTGCCAATAGGTGGTACTGATTATACCAATCCACAGACAAAAGGTTTAACCTGTCTAGCAACCACCAGGTACAATATCTTGATTGAACTCACTCTCTTAAACCAGTTTTGAACAACAGAACAATGGACGTAATTGATATAATGAGAGACTGAATGCATAAAAACAGCTTTTGCAGAAAAAAAGCTGTGAGCTGTTCAAACATGGGTGGAAAACGAGAAATCTCGATGAGGTTGCACTCCAATCCAGGTCCTATCGTTTTACAGTGCATACCTTTCTACAGTGCTtgttttccctctttctgtctctctctcccccactcccccttcaTTTCTTCATTTCCCTTTCtcccgtgtctgtgtgtgtcttagatCTCACTGACTTGAAACAGACTCGCCCCCGTGGATATGAAAACATGATGTACTAACGGATAAATACACTTTAATATGGCTTGCTGGGGATACATATGTACATCCGACTCATCAGTTATTCATTATAGCCACTTGGAGAACACAGTTTGTTTGCTTGAATCGAACAGCGAGTAGCACCATGCTAGTGTTTTGGGGTACATTACATTTCAAAGAGTTACAACGTTTGAATCCAGAGAATGACTTTTGTCTCATGCATAGCTGACACCATCAGCCCTGTTTGAATTGTGAACTTTTACTCTAACATGACCGGTTAGGTGCACCCATCTGCTGCTCTTGAGTTTGAACCAATCTAGTCATGTCAGACCAGTAATTTCTCAAAGGAAGGAAAGCTGCAGTAGAGAATCTGAAAGTAGTCCCACTCCCCCTTGCAGCTGTGAGGGAACATTAAAACAAAGGatatacacaaaaacacaggatATGATGTCACAAAACAGGAAGTCCTGTGTGTCCCAGCTGACATCACAACACTGCATGGGACACAGTTCAGTAGATAGAGGatttttattttcaaacaaAAGTACAGTTATAATAGATAAGATTAATTATAATTTTACATCAAATAACAACATATTCCCAGTGTTTCTGATTACATCTAAACATATTACTGTTTCAACAGTACGTACAATTCCACGCCCGCATTCACAGTTTCTGGATTTGAATAGGCATTTTTCTTTACTTCTGTgaccaaaaataaaataatgattgACCCCTAGgccaacaataaaaaaaatgccaCTACTGTCCATATACTGTTGATGTTTCAAAGACACGGGTAAAATAGTGAGACGTTGCTCTGTGGTGTTACAactagaaccccccccccagataAATGGTTAAACATAATGGAACTAAATAACCATCCAAAAGAGAGGCCTCTTTCTGGATTGAATTTTTGACCTGGAATCCACTTCAAATGTTTTGGGTGAATCCACTGTACCCTAGCTGTTCGAATAAACAAAGGAGAAACGCTTAAACAACTAAGGAAGAAGACTATGTTTCCTAACCTTATCACCTAATATATCATCTAAATAATGTCATACTGGATATGTGTCAGTGTTTACAAGAGCTAAATGCTGTGCTATTACTTACTTTAGACACTGATCTGATCCCAGAATATGTCCAGCAAATTGCACAGCGTGGAGGTGGACCCTGGCACTATGTGCAGGTGGATACTGGTGAAGGTGATCCCTAGATGCAAAAGACTGAAAGAAAAAGGCTTCACATTCTCAACCAGCCTGAACAACACACTTCAGCATTTCCTTGGTTTGACAACCACTAACACTATGAAGCAGAGCTAACAATGGGACAGTAGTATAGAGGCTGAGGGGTTTGTTGTGAGTTAAATTAGGGGTACTAAATACACACAAAAGTGTACATCAAAACAGATAAGGGTTATGTCTTATAATGTAGTCTAATACACACATGATAATATCAGCATAATGTACAGAATACTGAATCTCATAAATACTGTCTCTaattgggaaaataaataaacagttcCAAAGCATTGCAAGATAAATAATCCGTTACTGTGTGATAATGTGCTTTACTGACACGATACTGTAAAGGACTGATTGAGATTATGTCCATTTTATATATAGCTCCCTGTAAGAGCGTTGCTCATTAGTTTAGTTATTCTGCTGCAACAATAAATCTATGCAAACACGTACAGAAGCCTTACAC
It encodes:
- the LOC124466506 gene encoding ankyrin repeat and SOCS box protein 12-like, coding for MVQEESPVNMSLMDISKIFSLLQPKEGDEEEREQCQSLNQAVSADDVAQLSELLSQDSYRRCINSRSGWGVPVTPLRTAAAHGHLRSLELLLEHGAEVDSLDVKAQTPLFTAVSGKHLDCVVALLKAGADPNGSQYNNCSPVLTAAREGDVDILRELLLFGAEVDVRPKIPEWATNATACRGPLYISAVYGHLDCFKLLLLHGANPNYNCTEEKMLARVKQPKTVLEMCLRYGCGLEYTQLLIDFGADMYLPTLIVDKTTMQNEALVLLLKERVCPKTLMSQTRLAIRRFLPMVNKAAAIESMDIPHILRNYLNHVT